Genomic DNA from Segatella copri:
GTCTTTTAGCATTATAAAATCAGAATGAATCCCTATCATTTTCTCTGCAAGACCTTTACAGGACCGACAGGATGGTCTGCATCTTAGCTTCAGTTTCCTTCCACTCCTTCTCCATCTCGCTTTCCTTCAGCAATCCGCCTCCGGCATAGAGTTCGCAGGAACCATCATCCAGGATGTTCATGCAGCGCAGGGAAACATAGAGATGCGTCTTTCCTTTCGGCGAAATCGGTCCCACAAAACCACTGTAGTATTTGCGCGACTGATGTTCATGCTGCAAGATAAACCGGCGAGCTTCATCCTTCGGTATTCCGCAGACGGCAGGCGTAGGATATAAGGCATCGAGCACATCGCCCAAACGCCCCGTATCATGCAGACGGAAAGCGATGTCGGTACGGAGATGATAGAGATTGGCAGCCATCGTGGTATAAGGTCCCTTCTTCTGATATTCATCCGAAAAGGCCTTGATACAATCCTCGATATAATCGGTTACATACTGCTGTTCCTCTCTGTTCTTCTCCGACCATTCTATCCCTTCTACCGGATAATCGGCTATGGTCTTGGAAGGTTCAGCCTTTTGGGTGCCTGCCAGCGACATGGTTGCCATCTGATTCTGTTCACCTTTGAGCAGAATTTCAGGTGTAGCCATCAGCCATAAACCCGATTGGGGTGTATAAACCAAGGCTACAAAAAGACGGGGATACATCCGGCAGGTCTTCAGAAACAGAGCCTTTAAAGAGTCTGCATCCTGCACAACTGAAGCATTGGCTGTATTCTGCACATCTGAAGTCTTGCCGGCATCTTGCGCTGCTGAAGTATGGACTGATTCTAAAGGCTGCCGATTGCTCTGAATACGCAGTTTTCTTGCCAGAACAATCTTGCTGAATTTACCTTCAGAGAGCTGCCGGTGAAAGCATTCAAACTCCCTTGTATAGGCTTCAAAATTACGTCCCGACGTAGATTCTGCTACGTCACGACGTAAATCCTGCAGCGTCACGACGTAGGAAGTGCCGCATCGCGATGCATTTTCAGCCCCCTCGGCAGAAATCAGTTTGCTTTCATCCGGATGCATCAACACCACGGGACATTCGCTGGATGGCGCGAAAGGAGCTATCACGAAACCTTCCTTGCCATTCAGTTCTGCCACAGAAGAGAGTACCTCAGGTTCGCCCTCATGCTGAGCCACATAGATAGCATGGTGCAGATAAGGCAGACGATAATACGCAAAAGCTATCATACCTTTGTTTCTGCCCCCTTTTTCTGATTATCTTTCTTTGGGGTGAACACATAGTTGGTTACCTGTACGGTACAGATTACCTCACCAGCCGTATTCTTGATATCCACCTGCCAGGTATGCAAGGTTCTGCCCTTGTGCACAATCTTGGCAAAGGCAGTAACCGTATCGCCCTCGCTGACCGCCTGGACATGAGTACCGCTCACGTTGATGCCCACGGCAATCTGTCCCGGACAGAGCGCCAGGGAACCAATACCCGCCACATTCTCGGCAAGAGCCAGAGAAGCACCTCCACTCAAGAAACCGAAAGGTTGGCGATTACGCTCATCTACCTTCATCGTTGCCTGAAGCGTATCAGGCTCAGGGGTAGAAATGAAATGCATTCCGAGCGTCTTGGATAATCCATCAGTCTTGCTGATTCTTTTTACTAATTCATCTATGTTCATCTTATTATCTCCTATTTTTCGTATTTTGTTATTGATTCAGAGCTATTCGTTTTCTCTTCGCTCCAAAGTATGTTTCTGATAAACTCAACGCAAAGGTAAGACTTTCTTTAGAGAAAACAAAATTTATCGCACTTTTTATTTGATGAAGGGCAAACTTTACATACCTTTTCCTTTCTTTAATAATAAAAAACATAAAAAACGGCATATAGTTCAGATTTATTTTGTATTTTTGCACCAAAAATAAGAAAATAAAAGATATATCTGAATAGAATATGAACATTTTAGAGCTAAGCGAACAGGAAATCGTTCGCAGACAGAGTCTTCAGACATTGCGCGAGATGGGTATCGACCCATACCCAGCAGCAGAGTTTCCAACCAATGCATTCAGCACAGATATCAAAGCTGAATTCAAGGACGAGGACGAGCCACGCCAGGTAGTTATCGCCGGACGTATGATGGGTCGCCGCGTAATGGGTAAAGCTAGCTTCGCTGAGTTGCAGGACTCAAAGGGAAGAATCCAGGTTTATATCGCCCGCGACGAGATTTGTCCAGACGAGAACAAGGACCTTTATAATACTGTTTTCAAGAAACTCCTCGATATCGGTGACTTCATCGGTGTAAAGGGTTTCGTATTCCGCACACAGACTGGCGAGATTTCTGTTCACGCCAAGGAACTGTGCCTGCTCTCTAAGAGCTTGAAGCCACTCCCTATCGTGAAGTATAAGGATGGCGTGGCTTACGACAAGTTCGATGATCCAGAGTTGCGTTACCGCCAGCGCTACGTTGACCTCATCGTTAATGATGGCGTAAAGGATACTTTCCTGCAGCGTGCTACCGTACTCCGCACACTCCGCAGCGTACTCGACAACGCAGGTTATACTGAGGTAGAGACTCCTACCCTGCAGAGCATTGCCGGTGGTGCTTCTGCCCGCCCATTCATCACCCACTTCAATGCGCTCGATCAGGATATGTACATGCGTATCGCTACCGAGCTCTATCTGAAGCGCCTCATTGTAGGTGGTTTCGAGGGTGTTTATGAAATCGGCAAGAACTTCCGCAACGAGGGTATGGACCGCAACCACAACCCTGAGTTTACCTGTATGGAGCTTTATGTTCAGTACAAGGACTACAACTGGATGATGGCTTTCACAGAGAAGTTGCTCGAAACGATTTGTATCGCAGTAAACGGCAAGCCAGAGCGCGAGATTGATGGCAACATCATCAGCTTCAAGGCTCCATATCGCCGTCTGCCTATCCTCGATGCCATCAAGGAAAAGACCGGTTTCGACTGCAACGGCAAGACCGAGGAAGAGATCCGCGCATTCTGCAAGGAGAAGGGCATGGATGTAGATGAGACCATGGGTAAGGGTAAGTTGATTGACGAGCTCTTCGGTGAGTTCTGCGAGGGAACCTTCCTCCAGCCGACCTTCATCACCGACTATCCTGTAGAGATGTCTCCATTGACCAAGATGCACCGTTCTAAGCCAGGCTTGACCGAGCGTTTCGAGTTGATGGTAAACGGTAAGGAGCTTGCCAATGCATACTCTGAGCTCAACGACCCAATTGACCAGGAAGAGCGTTTCATCGACCAGATGAAGCTTGCTGACAAGGGTGATGACGAGGCAATGATTATCGATCAGGACTTCCTCCGTTCCCTCCAGTACGGTATGCCTCCAACATCAGGTATCGGTATCGGTATCGACCGCTTGGTCATGTTGATGACAGGCAAGACCTTCATCCAAGAGGTATTGTTCTTCCCACAGATGAAGCCAGAGAAGAAGATGCCACAGAGCACCATCAAGGAATGGGCAGAGATTGGCGTGCCAGAGAATTGGGCATACGTGCTCCGCAAGGCAGGCTTCAACCTCATCTCTGATATCCGTGAAGAAAAAGCACAAGGCTTGCAGCAGAAGATTGGAGAAATCAACAAGAAGTACAAGCTCGGCTACGAGAAGCCTTCTGTTGACAATATCCAGGGCTGGATTAATGCAGCAAATGCTTAATTGATAATGCATAATTAATTATAAATTCATTCGAAGTGTTCAACTGCGGTAAAATAGCGATAATTGGCGGCGGTAGCTGGGCTACGGCAATAGCCAAGATTGTGGTGGGTCATACTCATCACATAGGCTGGTATATGCGTCGCGATGACCGCATCGAGGACTTCAAGCGCATGGGGCACAACCCTGCCTATCTGATGTCGGCACGATTCAATGTAGATGAGATTTTCTTCTCTTCCGACATCAACAAGATAGTGCAGAATTACGATACCCTCGTGTTCGTCACCCCGTCGCCTTATCTGAAGAATCATCTCAAAAAACTCAAGACGCGACTAAGCGACAAGTTCATCATCACAGCCATCAAAGGTATTGTGCCTGATGAAAACCTCGTTTGCTCAGAGTATTTCCATCAGGTTTACGATGTGCCTTACGAGAACCTCGCCTGCATCGGAGGTCCTTCTCATGCCGAGGAAGTGGCACTGGAGCGACTGAGCTATCTCACCGTGGGCTGTAGCGATACCGAAAAGGCGCATGCCTTCGCCAACGATTGTCTGGCGAGTGAATTCATCAAGACCAAGACTTCGAGCGATGTCATCGGTATCGAATATTCTTCGGTTCTGAAGAACGTATACGCCATCGCAGCAGGTATCTGTGGCGGTCTGAAGTATGGTGACAACTTCCAGGCGGTACTCATGTCAAATGCCGTTCAGGAGATGCACCGCTTCCTGACAGCCGTCCACCCTATCGACCGAAGCATGTACGACTCAGTTTATCTGGGCGACTTGCTTGTAACAGGTTACAGCAACTTTTCCCGCAACCGCACCTTCGGAACCATGATAGGCAAGGGCTACAGCGTGAAGAGTGCGCAGATAGAGATGGAGATGATTGCAGAAGGATATTTCGGCACCAAGTGTATGAAGGAAATCAATCGCCACATGCACGTCAACATGCCGATTCTCGATGCTGTATATAATATATTGTACGAGCGCATCAGTCCGCAAATCGAAATCAAGCTCTTGACCGACTCGTTCAGATAGACACATCCTATCCTTCGATTTCGGCAGAAGAGTTTGTCTTCAAGTAGTAACATTAACACATTCATTTAGATATTAAAAGAAAAATGAAAAGTATCAGCTTAAACATTACAAAGGCTGCATCATTCCTTGCAGAAGATGCAGTAAAGGCTTACGAGCCTAAGGTTAAGGCCGCTCAGGAAGCTCTTGAGAACGGCACTTGTGAAGGTAACGATTTCTTGGGATGGTTGCATTTGCCATCTTCTATCACTCCTGAGTTCCTCAATGAGATTCAGGCTGTTGCCAATACTTTGCGCGAAAAGTGTGAGGTAGTTGTTGTAGCAGGTATCGGTGGTAGCTACCTCGGTGCACGCGCCGTTATCGAAGGCCTCGGCAACTCTTTCGCTTGGCTCGTAAACGACAAGAAGAACCCTACTATCCTCTTCGCAGGTAACAATATCGGTGAGGACTACCTCTTCGAGTTGACTTCTTTCTTGAAGGACAAGAAGTTTGGTGTCATCAATATCTCTAAGTCTGGTACCACTACTGAGACTGCTCTCGCTTTCCGTCTTTTAAAGAAGCAATGCGAGGATCAGCGCGGTAAAGAAGAGGCTAAGGATGTTATCGTAGCTGTAACCGACGCCAAGAAGGGTGCAGCACGTACTTGTGCTGACAAGGAAGGTTACAAGAGCTTCATCATCCCTGATAATGTAGGTGGCCGCTTCTCTGTTTTGACCCCAGTAGGTTTGTTGCCTATCGCAGTAGCAGGTTTCGATGTAAAGCAGCTCGTAGCTGGTGCGGCTGACATGGAGAAGGCTTGCGGCAAGGACGTAGCTTTCGAGGAGAATCCTGCAGCTATCTATGCAGCTACACGTCAGGCTCTCTATACTCAGGCAGGCAAGAAGATTGAGATTGTATGCAACTTCCAGCCTAAACTTCACTACTTCGCTGAGTGGTGGAAGCAGCTCTATGGTGAGAGCGAGGGTAAGGACCAGAAGGGTATCTTCCCAGCAGCTTGCGACTTCACTACCGACCTTCACTCTATGGGCCAGTGGATTCAGCAGGGCGAGCGCTCTATCTTCGAGACTGTTATCAGCGTAGAGACTCCTAACGAGAAGTTGCTCTTCCCTCACGATGATGAGAACCTCGACGGTTTGAACTTCCTCGAGGGCAAGCGTGTTGACGAGGTGAATAAGATGGCAGAGCTCGGTACACGTCTGGCTCACGTTGACGGTGGTGTTCCTAACATCCTGGTTAACGTACCAGAGTTGAACGCTTACTACCTCGGTCAGCTGATCTACTTCTTCGAGAAGGCTTGCGGTATCAGCGGTCTCTTGGAAGAGGTGAACCCATTCAACCAGCCTGGTGTTGAGGCATACAAGAAGAATATGTTCGCATTGCTCAACAAGCCAGGTTATGAGGCAGAGAGCAAAGCTATCCAGGAGCGCTTGAAGAATGAATAATGTGTAGTGTTTAATGTTTAGTTGAGGCATACGCCATGCAAAGCATTAAACACTAAACATTAAACACAAAACATTAAATAATTGATGAAGGAAATTATTTTTAAATATATGAAAGAACACGGTTTTGGGGAATTCAACCCTAAAGCCGTGCTTTTTGATATGGACGGCGTGCTGTACAACAGTATGCCAAATCATGCTGTGGCATGGCAGGAATCGATGAAACAGTTTGATATCCACATGACTGCAGCCGATGCTTATGCCACCGAAGGAGCCCGAGGCATTGACACCATCCAGATGATGGTGAAGAAGCAGAAGGGCATCGACATCACGCTGGACGAAGCACAGAAGATGTATGATGTGAAGACCGAAATATTCCACTCGATGCCTACTGCCGAAATATTTCCTGGCGTAAAGGAAATCATGCAGAAGGTTAAAGATGCCGGCATGCAGGTAGGAGTGGTAACAGGAAGCGGACAGCGCCCGCTCATCATGCGACTGCTCAACGACTTCGGCGATTTTCTGGATGAAGCACATATCGTAACCGCCTATGATGTAAAGCGCGGCAAACCAAATCCTGCCCCATATCTCATGGGATTACAGAAGGCAGGAAACCTGAAACCCTGGGAAGGCATCGTGGTAGAGAATGCTCCTTTGGGCGTCCGTGCCGGCGTGGCAGCCAACATTTTTACGGTAGCAATTAACAGCGGTCCGCTACCAGATGAAGAATTATCCAATAAGGGTTGCAATCTACTCTATCACCAGATGACTGAATTCTGTGATGACTTTGAAAACCTGGTTGCTAAGGCTTAATCCGGTTCACCCACAGATATTCTGATTTATTCAATAAAAAGACATCATTAAAAACATATAATGACATGAATAGAAAAGTAGCTTTAATTACAGGTATTACAGGCCAGGATGGTTCATACTTGGCTGAATTATTGTTGGAAAAAGGGTATGATGTTCACGGAACTATCCGCCGATCATCTACCGACTACCGCGAAAGAATTGCTCATTTGGAGGGTACACCTAACTTCCATCTTCACTATGCTGACCTCGGTGACTCTATGAGTATCATCCAGGTAATGAACAAGGTGAAACCTACAGAGGTTTACAACCTTGCGGCTCAGAGCCACGTACAGGTGAGCTTCGACTCCCCTGAGTTTACAGCAGATGTAGATGCTACCGGTGTGCTCCGTATTCTGGAGGCTATCCGCCAATGCGGTTTGGAGAAGACCTGCCGCATGTATCAGGCTTCAACATCTGAGCTCTACGGTAAGGTAGAAGAGGTTCCTCAGAACGAGAACACTCCATTCCACCCTTATTCTCCATACGCTGTTGCCAAGCAGTATGGTTTCTGGATTGTCAAGGAGTATCGTGAGGCTTATGATATGTTCTGCTGCTCTGGTATCCTCTTCAATCATGAAAGTGAGCGCCGTGGTGAGACTTTCGTAACCCGCAAGATTACTTTGGCTGCAGCCCGCATCAAGCAGGGCAAGCAAGACAAGCTCTATCTCGGTAACCTGGATTCGCTCCGCGACTGGGGTTATGCCAAGGATTATGTAGAGTGTATGTGGCTGATTCTCCAGGCTGAGAAGCCAGAAGACTTCGTGATTGCAACAGGTAAGCAGCATTCTGTTCGTGAGTTCGCCCAGCTGGCGTTCCACTATGTAGGAATCGAACTGAAATGGGAAGGCAAGGATGAGAACGAGAAGGGTATCTGCGTTGAGGGTCCTGAGGAACTCATCGGCAAGACACTCGTTGAGGTTTCTCCTGATTTCTACCGTCCTACCGACGTGGTGAACCTTTGGGGTGACCCAACAAAGGCTAAAGCTAAGCTCAACTGGAATCCTAACACCACCTCTTTCGAGGATCTCGTAAAGATCATGGTAGAGAGCGATATGGCTAAGGTAGCTGCTGAGGATGCCGGTCAGAAGGTTCGCTGCAATCTTGCAGAATATCTTGAGAAAGGTATTGTAAAGTAACTATTGATAGTTTATAGTAAATAAACAATGTTATCAAAAGATTCTAAAATTTATATAGCAGGACACCACGGACTCGTGGGTTCTGCTATCTGGAATAACCTCAAGAAGAGAGGTTATAACAACCTGGTAGGTCGTTCTCACAAAGAACTCGACTTGACCGACCAGTATGCAGTAGAGAAGTTCTTTGATGAGGAAAAGCCTGATGCAGTAGTATTGGCTGCTGCCTTCGTAGGCGGTATCATGGCGAATTCATTGTATCGTGCAGACTTCATCATGCAGAACATGAAGATGCAATGCAACGTAATCAGCAACGCTTATTCTCATGGCGTGAAGAAGCTCCTCTTCCTGGGCTCTACCTGCATCTATCCTAAGAATGCACCGCAGCCTATGAGCGAAGATGTGCTCCTTACTTCTCCGCTGGAATATACCAACGAGGAATATGCCATCGCCAAGATTGCCGGACTGAAGATGTGCGAGAGCTACAACCTTCAGTATGGTACCAACTATATCGCTGTGATGCCAACCAACCTCTATGGCCCTAACGATAACTTCCATCTGGAGAACAGCCACGTAATGCCTGCGATGATGCGCAAGATTTATCTTGCCAAACTCATCCACGATGGCGACTGGCACAGCATCGAGGTGGATATGAACAAGCGCCCTATCAACCCTACTGATAAGCTCCGCGAAATCATCGGCGAGGGTAACGTAGACGGCAGCAACTCTCACGAGCGCATTCTGAAGGCGCTGGAGTTCTATGGCATCTACGACAACAAGGTAGTGCTTTGGGGAACAGGCAAACCATTGCGTGAATTCCTCTGGAGCGAGGATATGGCAGATGCCAGCGTTCACGTGCTACTGAATGTAGATTTCAAGGACATCATCGGTATCGAGAAGTACAGTTCTGTATTCTATGGTGCCAAGGTAGATGGTGCTGTGGATAGAAACAACTCTGAGGGCCGTGGTGGCGCTATCCCTTCTCTCGGTGAGATTCGCAACTGCCACATCAACGTGGGTACCGGCAAGGAGCTCACCATCCGTGAACTTTCGGAGCTTGTAGTAAAGGCAGTAGGTTTCGAAGGCGAGGTAGAGTTTGACGCCAGCAAGCCAGATGGAACCATGCGCAAGCTCATCTCTGTAGATAAGCTCCACAGCCTCGGCTGGACGCATAAGGTAGAGATTGAGGATGGTGTGAAGAAACTCTTCGACTGGTATCAGGAGAGTCTGAAAGGCTAATAAAGAATATCGACTATGGATACAGAACAACTTTCTATGACCAAGAAAACCCTTGTGGGAGTACAGTTTCTGTTTGTGGCTTTCGGTGCAACGGTTCTGGTGCCTCTTCTAATAGGCATCGATCCGGCAACGGCTCTCTTCACCGCTGGTGTAGGAACCTTTCTTTTTCACTTTATCACCAAGGGCAAGGTGCCTATTTTCCTGGGCAGTTCCTTCGCCTTTATCGCCCCTATCATCGCTGCAACCAAGCAATGGGGACTGCCGGGAACAATCGCCGGACTAACCAGCGTTTCTCTGGTGTATTTCGCCATGAGCGCCCTAGTGAAATGGCAGGGCAAGAAACTGCTGGACAGGATTTTTCCTCCGGTAGTCATCGGTCCCGCCATCATCCTCATCGGTCTCTCCCTTTCGGGCAGCGCTGTGGATATGGCAAAGACCAACTGGATTCTCTCCTTTGCATCGCTCATCACCGCTATCCTGGTGCTTACCTTCTGCAAGGGCTTGATGAAGCTGGTTCCTATCATTTCGGGGGTTATCGTGGGCTATGTCATCGCCATCTGCATGGGCGAGGTAGATTTCTCGGGCGTGGCAGCGGCATCATGGTTCTCCTGTCCTGTATCCTTCGATACCATCACCCATTTCTCCTGGGCTCCATTCCTCTATATGTTGCCCGTGGCAATAGCTCCGGTGCTGGAGCATATCGGCGATGTATATGTGGTGAGTGCCGTAGCCAAGAAGGATTTCGTGGCAGATCCGGGATTGCATCGCACGATGTTGGGCGATGGACTGGCATGTCTCTGTTCAGCCTTTCTGGGCGGACCTCCTGAGACCACTTATTCAGAGGTAACAGGTGCGATGTCTATCACCAAGGTAACGAGTCCTGCCGTGATTCGCATATCCGCAGCCACCGCTATCTGTTTCTCCATCGTGGGCAAGTTGAGTGCTTTGTTACAGAGCATTCCTCAGGCGGTTTTAGGTGGCATCATGCTGCTGCTTTTTGGAACCATCGCAAGTGTGGGCGTTCAGAATCTGATGCAGAACAAGGTAGACATGAATGAAACCCGCAATGTTATCATCATCTCTGTGATGCTGACGATGGGCTTGGGTGGCGCCGTTCTCTCATCCGGTTCCTTCGCCATTTCCGGCATCGGTCTTTCCGCCGTCATCGGCGTAGTTCTCAACCTCGTTCTTCCTAAGACGAAGAAGAAAGAGGCATAAATAAGGAAAAAGCTTTGAAAACGAGATTGTTTTCAAAGCTTTTTCTTTTTTATTAGAACAAAAAGAGGGGTAAAACAAGGATTTTAACCTACTAAAACAGTTCTTTCAACTAAGAAAAAAAAGCATTTATACCTAGATAAAATCTCCGTTCATAGACGTTGAATGTCCGTTCAAAGACGTTGAACCGCCGTTCAAAGACACTGAACCGCCATTCAACGTCTATGAACGGAGATTTCAATAGGGTTAAAGAACATTTTATCCTATAATCAACCAAGACTTTTCCTGAGATTAACACATTATTAATACAGAAAGAAGGAAGAAAGGAGATAAGAGAGATGAAGAAAAGACGTTGTTTCTATCTTGAACTAAACCGATTATACTAGAAAAGCGTGCAAGCTACATCTCTGTCGCCTGCACGCATCCTCTTTTTATTTAATCGCGCTATGATATATAATAGCTTTTTACAATCTCGCTCCGAATCTTGCGCTTGGCAATGGAGCGGTAAAGTAATAGTTCTGGTCGTTATTCTTATCCAGGAAATTCACCTGCTTCATACCGAAGAAAGGCAGACCACTAGGGAAGAGCGGAGTAAAATCGGTTACACCACCAGAGAGAGCAGGACTGTTATCCTGATACTCGAAATTCCAAGTCTTATCGAATGCCAATGGAGCACCATTCTCCACTTTATCAATCTCGCAGTTGATATTCA
This window encodes:
- a CDS encoding glucose-6-phosphate isomerase is translated as MKSISLNITKAASFLAEDAVKAYEPKVKAAQEALENGTCEGNDFLGWLHLPSSITPEFLNEIQAVANTLREKCEVVVVAGIGGSYLGARAVIEGLGNSFAWLVNDKKNPTILFAGNNIGEDYLFELTSFLKDKKFGVINISKSGTTTETALAFRLLKKQCEDQRGKEEAKDVIVAVTDAKKGAARTCADKEGYKSFIIPDNVGGRFSVLTPVGLLPIAVAGFDVKQLVAGAADMEKACGKDVAFEENPAAIYAATRQALYTQAGKKIEIVCNFQPKLHYFAEWWKQLYGESEGKDQKGIFPAACDFTTDLHSMGQWIQQGERSIFETVISVETPNEKLLFPHDDENLDGLNFLEGKRVDEVNKMAELGTRLAHVDGGVPNILVNVPELNAYYLGQLIYFFEKACGISGLLEEVNPFNQPGVEAYKKNMFALLNKPGYEAESKAIQERLKNE
- a CDS encoding chorismate-binding protein; this translates as MIAFAYYRLPYLHHAIYVAQHEGEPEVLSSVAELNGKEGFVIAPFAPSSECPVVLMHPDESKLISAEGAENASRCGTSYVVTLQDLRRDVAESTSGRNFEAYTREFECFHRQLSEGKFSKIVLARKLRIQSNRQPLESVHTSAAQDAGKTSDVQNTANASVVQDADSLKALFLKTCRMYPRLFVALVYTPQSGLWLMATPEILLKGEQNQMATMSLAGTQKAEPSKTIADYPVEGIEWSEKNREEQQYVTDYIEDCIKAFSDEYQKKGPYTTMAANLYHLRTDIAFRLHDTGRLGDVLDALYPTPAVCGIPKDEARRFILQHEHQSRKYYSGFVGPISPKGKTHLYVSLRCMNILDDGSCELYAGGGLLKESEMEKEWKETEAKMQTILSVL
- the lysS gene encoding lysine--tRNA ligase: MNILELSEQEIVRRQSLQTLREMGIDPYPAAEFPTNAFSTDIKAEFKDEDEPRQVVIAGRMMGRRVMGKASFAELQDSKGRIQVYIARDEICPDENKDLYNTVFKKLLDIGDFIGVKGFVFRTQTGEISVHAKELCLLSKSLKPLPIVKYKDGVAYDKFDDPELRYRQRYVDLIVNDGVKDTFLQRATVLRTLRSVLDNAGYTEVETPTLQSIAGGASARPFITHFNALDQDMYMRIATELYLKRLIVGGFEGVYEIGKNFRNEGMDRNHNPEFTCMELYVQYKDYNWMMAFTEKLLETICIAVNGKPEREIDGNIISFKAPYRRLPILDAIKEKTGFDCNGKTEEEIRAFCKEKGMDVDETMGKGKLIDELFGEFCEGTFLQPTFITDYPVEMSPLTKMHRSKPGLTERFELMVNGKELANAYSELNDPIDQEERFIDQMKLADKGDDEAMIIDQDFLRSLQYGMPPTSGIGIGIDRLVMLMTGKTFIQEVLFFPQMKPEKKMPQSTIKEWAEIGVPENWAYVLRKAGFNLISDIREEKAQGLQQKIGEINKKYKLGYEKPSVDNIQGWINAANA
- a CDS encoding NAD(P)H-dependent glycerol-3-phosphate dehydrogenase, which translates into the protein MFNCGKIAIIGGGSWATAIAKIVVGHTHHIGWYMRRDDRIEDFKRMGHNPAYLMSARFNVDEIFFSSDINKIVQNYDTLVFVTPSPYLKNHLKKLKTRLSDKFIITAIKGIVPDENLVCSEYFHQVYDVPYENLACIGGPSHAEEVALERLSYLTVGCSDTEKAHAFANDCLASEFIKTKTSSDVIGIEYSSVLKNVYAIAAGICGGLKYGDNFQAVLMSNAVQEMHRFLTAVHPIDRSMYDSVYLGDLLVTGYSNFSRNRTFGTMIGKGYSVKSAQIEMEMIAEGYFGTKCMKEINRHMHVNMPILDAVYNILYERISPQIEIKLLTDSFR
- the gmd gene encoding GDP-mannose 4,6-dehydratase — its product is MNRKVALITGITGQDGSYLAELLLEKGYDVHGTIRRSSTDYRERIAHLEGTPNFHLHYADLGDSMSIIQVMNKVKPTEVYNLAAQSHVQVSFDSPEFTADVDATGVLRILEAIRQCGLEKTCRMYQASTSELYGKVEEVPQNENTPFHPYSPYAVAKQYGFWIVKEYREAYDMFCCSGILFNHESERRGETFVTRKITLAAARIKQGKQDKLYLGNLDSLRDWGYAKDYVECMWLILQAEKPEDFVIATGKQHSVREFAQLAFHYVGIELKWEGKDENEKGICVEGPEELIGKTLVEVSPDFYRPTDVVNLWGDPTKAKAKLNWNPNTTSFEDLVKIMVESDMAKVAAEDAGQKVRCNLAEYLEKGIVK
- a CDS encoding GDP-L-fucose synthase, giving the protein MLSKDSKIYIAGHHGLVGSAIWNNLKKRGYNNLVGRSHKELDLTDQYAVEKFFDEEKPDAVVLAAAFVGGIMANSLYRADFIMQNMKMQCNVISNAYSHGVKKLLFLGSTCIYPKNAPQPMSEDVLLTSPLEYTNEEYAIAKIAGLKMCESYNLQYGTNYIAVMPTNLYGPNDNFHLENSHVMPAMMRKIYLAKLIHDGDWHSIEVDMNKRPINPTDKLREIIGEGNVDGSNSHERILKALEFYGIYDNKVVLWGTGKPLREFLWSEDMADASVHVLLNVDFKDIIGIEKYSSVFYGAKVDGAVDRNNSEGRGGAIPSLGEIRNCHINVGTGKELTIRELSELVVKAVGFEGEVEFDASKPDGTMRKLISVDKLHSLGWTHKVEIEDGVKKLFDWYQESLKG
- a CDS encoding PaaI family thioesterase, with the translated sequence MNIDELVKRISKTDGLSKTLGMHFISTPEPDTLQATMKVDERNRQPFGFLSGGASLALAENVAGIGSLALCPGQIAVGINVSGTHVQAVSEGDTVTAFAKIVHKGRTLHTWQVDIKNTAGEVICTVQVTNYVFTPKKDNQKKGAETKV
- a CDS encoding HAD family phosphatase; its protein translation is MKEIIFKYMKEHGFGEFNPKAVLFDMDGVLYNSMPNHAVAWQESMKQFDIHMTAADAYATEGARGIDTIQMMVKKQKGIDITLDEAQKMYDVKTEIFHSMPTAEIFPGVKEIMQKVKDAGMQVGVVTGSGQRPLIMRLLNDFGDFLDEAHIVTAYDVKRGKPNPAPYLMGLQKAGNLKPWEGIVVENAPLGVRAGVAANIFTVAINSGPLPDEELSNKGCNLLYHQMTEFCDDFENLVAKA
- a CDS encoding uracil-xanthine permease family protein: MDTEQLSMTKKTLVGVQFLFVAFGATVLVPLLIGIDPATALFTAGVGTFLFHFITKGKVPIFLGSSFAFIAPIIAATKQWGLPGTIAGLTSVSLVYFAMSALVKWQGKKLLDRIFPPVVIGPAIILIGLSLSGSAVDMAKTNWILSFASLITAILVLTFCKGLMKLVPIISGVIVGYVIAICMGEVDFSGVAAASWFSCPVSFDTITHFSWAPFLYMLPVAIAPVLEHIGDVYVVSAVAKKDFVADPGLHRTMLGDGLACLCSAFLGGPPETTYSEVTGAMSITKVTSPAVIRISAATAICFSIVGKLSALLQSIPQAVLGGIMLLLFGTIASVGVQNLMQNKVDMNETRNVIIISVMLTMGLGGAVLSSGSFAISGIGLSAVIGVVLNLVLPKTKKKEA